The proteins below are encoded in one region of Acidithiobacillus ferrooxidans ATCC 23270:
- a CDS encoding IS110-like element ISAfe3 family transposase → MELQSLFHRVIGLDVHQAQVTACAILTDPDGNVTIERRQFGAFQKDRKALALWCASHRPDTVVMESTGIYWKSPYAALEKVGIQAQVVNARHVKQVPGRKTDVGDAEWLATLARAGLLRGSFVPPAQLRELRLIARQRQNLVGMLSSEKNRLHKVLTDGGIRLGVVVSDIHGQSARAMIQALIQGSPPEAVLRLASRRLKASQEEILDALQGELSASHRFVLDETLRHIESLEAQIARFDVQLLEGLKPQKNALELLQTLPGIDTVGAALLLVEIGDDMSVFGSADRLASWTGLCPGNNESAGKRKSGRTRKGNPYVRRILCECAHAASRTHCALRSKFQSLVVRRGHKRSIIALAHKMLRIIYFMLSHGKYYRDADTDYEALSVQRNASRWIKKLIKFGFLPQHQPA, encoded by the coding sequence ATGGAACTGCAATCCCTCTTTCACCGGGTTATCGGACTGGATGTTCATCAGGCCCAGGTCACCGCCTGTGCCATTCTCACGGACCCTGACGGAAACGTTACGATTGAGCGCCGGCAATTTGGTGCTTTTCAGAAGGACCGGAAGGCATTGGCCCTGTGGTGTGCCTCCCATCGGCCCGATACGGTGGTCATGGAGAGCACCGGGATCTACTGGAAGAGTCCCTATGCGGCCCTGGAAAAGGTGGGGATCCAGGCACAGGTCGTGAACGCCAGGCACGTCAAACAGGTCCCCGGTCGCAAGACCGATGTTGGGGATGCAGAGTGGCTCGCCACCCTGGCTCGAGCCGGACTGCTGCGGGGTTCCTTCGTTCCCCCGGCACAACTGCGGGAGCTGCGGCTGATCGCCCGACAGCGGCAAAATCTGGTGGGCATGCTCTCGTCGGAGAAAAACCGCTTGCACAAGGTGCTGACCGATGGCGGAATTCGACTGGGGGTGGTGGTCAGCGATATCCATGGGCAATCGGCCCGGGCCATGATCCAGGCCCTGATTCAGGGGAGTCCCCCGGAGGCCGTACTCCGACTGGCCAGCCGACGGCTCAAAGCCAGCCAGGAGGAGATCCTGGATGCCCTGCAAGGCGAGTTGAGTGCCAGTCACCGCTTTGTCCTGGACGAGACGCTCCGCCATATCGAGTCTCTGGAGGCCCAAATCGCGCGCTTCGATGTCCAACTGCTGGAGGGCTTGAAGCCGCAAAAGAATGCTCTCGAACTCCTGCAGACCTTGCCGGGCATCGATACCGTGGGTGCTGCCTTGCTGCTGGTCGAAATCGGAGACGACATGAGCGTCTTTGGGAGCGCCGATCGACTGGCCTCCTGGACCGGCCTTTGTCCCGGGAACAATGAGTCTGCCGGAAAACGGAAAAGTGGGCGAACCCGCAAGGGCAACCCGTATGTCCGTCGGATCCTCTGCGAATGCGCCCACGCCGCCAGTCGTACCCACTGCGCCCTGCGCTCCAAGTTCCAGAGTCTGGTCGTCCGTAGGGGGCACAAGCGCTCCATCATCGCCCTGGCCCACAAAATGCTGCGCATCATCTACTTCATGCTCTCACACGGCAAGTACTACCGGGATGCCGATACGGACTATGAGGCACTGAGTGTGCAGCGCAATGCTTCTCGCTGGATCAAGAAACTGATCAAATTCGGCTTCCTGCCGCAGCATCAGCCAGCGTAG
- a CDS encoding Flp family type IVb pilin → MKTLQHAVARFVREEEGVTAIEYGLIAGLIAVAIIISVQALGLKLASLFSYITGQLKVP, encoded by the coding sequence ATGAAGACGTTGCAGCATGCTGTAGCCCGTTTCGTGCGGGAGGAAGAAGGGGTCACCGCCATCGAGTACGGCCTGATTGCCGGTTTGATTGCGGTGGCGATTATTATTTCAGTACAGGCACTGGGTTTGAAATTGGCCAGCCTGTTTAGTTACATAACTGGCCAGCTCAAGGTCCCGTAA